One window of Tachysurus vachellii isolate PV-2020 chromosome 21, HZAU_Pvac_v1, whole genome shotgun sequence genomic DNA carries:
- the LOC132863993 gene encoding hemoglobin subunit beta-like, which translates to MVEWTDFERATIQDIFSKIDHKTVGHQALARCLVVYPWTQRYFASFGNLYNAAAIVGNPRVAAHGLTVMQGLEKAAKNMDDIKGTYAELSVLHSEQLHVDPENFRLLADSITIVVASVLGASFTAEVQAALHKFLAVVVSALGKQYN; encoded by the exons ATGGTTGAGTGGACAGATTTCGAGCGCGCTACCATCCAGGACATCTTTTCCAAGATCGATCACAAGACTGTCGGTCACCAGGCGCTGGCAAG GTGTCTGGTCGTGTACCCATGGACCCAGAGGTATTTCGCTAGCTTTGGAAACTTGTATAACGCCGCTGCCATCGTGGGAAATCCCAGGGTTGCTGCTCACGGCTTGACGGTAATGCAAGGGCTGGAGAAAGCGGCCAAGAACATGGACGACATTAAGGGCACTTACGCCGAGTTGAGTGTGCTGCACTCTGAACAACTACACGTGGATCCCGAAAACTTCAGG CTGTTGGCTGACAGCATTACCATTGTAGTCGCCTCTGTCCTGGGTGCTAGTTTCACAGCTGAAGTGCAGGCAGCTCTGCACAAGTTCCTGGCTGTCGTTGTCTCCGCACTCGGAAAACAGTACAACTAA
- the LOC132864012 gene encoding hemoglobin embryonic subunit alpha-like — translation MSLSAKDKAAVKAFWATISSQAEEIGRQALYRMLTVYPQTKTYFSHWSDLSLDSPQVKKHGKTVVSGVAEAVNKIDDLTNGLLNLSELHAFQLRVDPANFKILSHNLLVVLAILFPTQFTPEVHVAMDKFLAALSLALSEKYR, via the exons ATGAGTCTCTCTGCCAAGGACAAAGCTGCCGTCAAAGCCTTCTGGGCCACGATCTCCTCACAGGCTGAAGAAATCGGTAGACAAGCTCTCTACAG GATGCTGACTGTTTACCCTCAGACCAAAACCTACTTTTCCCATTGGAGTGACTTGAGCCTTGACTCACCCCAAGTGAAGAAGCACGGAAAGACTGTTGTCTCTGGCGTGGCAGAGGCTGTGAACAAAATCGATGACCTGACCAATGGGTTGCTCAACCTAAGCGAGCTGCACGCTTTCCAGCTGCGTGTTGACCCCGCTAACTTCAAG ATCCTCTCCCACAATTTGCTGGTGGTTCTGGCCATCCTGTTCCCCACTCAATTTACTCCTGAGGTGCATGTGGCTATGGATAAGTTTCTCGCTGCTTTGTCCCTGGCTCTCTCTGAGAAGTACAGATAA